One genomic segment of Protaetiibacter intestinalis includes these proteins:
- a CDS encoding Rv2175c family DNA-binding protein: MTEPTAWLTIPDLVEALGLPQGRVRRLIEDRHLLAIRVDGVLQVPADFIEAGEPLHELRGTLMLLADSGYSDEEAMHWLLEEEDSLGVAPIAALRAGRKSEVRRIAQALAF; this comes from the coding sequence GTGACCGAACCCACCGCGTGGCTCACCATCCCGGACCTCGTCGAGGCGCTCGGCCTTCCGCAGGGGCGCGTGCGTCGTCTCATCGAGGATCGCCACCTGCTCGCGATCCGCGTCGACGGGGTGCTCCAGGTGCCCGCCGACTTCATCGAGGCGGGCGAGCCGCTGCACGAACTGCGCGGCACCCTCATGCTGCTCGCCGACAGCGGCTACAGCGACGAGGAGGCGATGCACTGGCTCCTCGAGGAGGAGGACAGCCTGGGCGTCGCCCCCATCGCCGCGCTGCGCGCGGGGCGCAAGTCCGAGGTGCGGCGCATCGCGCAGGCCCTCGCCTTCTGA
- a CDS encoding UDP-N-acetylmuramoyl-tripeptide--D-alanyl-D-alanine ligase — MIPFRLDELAELLGGELLLPADTDARTVVDGGVETDSRLVSAGSIFFALPGEVTDGHLFAPAAVEAGAAFVVCREDLGLEVPQLVVADGLEALGELAREVVARVRAGGRLRVVGVTGSNGKTTTKNLLRAILAEEGPTVAPRDSFNNQVGAPISMLRIDHDTRFLVVEMGASGAGKIARLVSIARPDIGVVLKVGLAHAGGFGGIDATEEAKAEMVVELPETAVAVLNADDDRVARMAGRTAARVVTFGQAPGAEVRAEDVEATAAGTRFTLVVDGVRRPVGLRILGEHHVMNALAAIAVVRELGIDLDRAIAAIEAVPRAERWRMELFERPDGVTVVNDAYNASPDSVAAALKTLAQIARPEGRRTVAVLGEMAELGEYAQEEHDRIGRLVVRLDIRKLVVVGDAARHIHAAAGLEGSWDGESVLVADADAAYDVLRDELRSGDIVLVKSSNSAGLRFLGDRLAATGADS, encoded by the coding sequence ATGATCCCGTTCCGGCTCGACGAGCTGGCCGAACTGCTCGGGGGCGAGCTCCTGCTCCCCGCGGACACGGACGCGCGGACGGTCGTGGACGGCGGTGTGGAGACGGATTCGCGGCTCGTCTCCGCGGGCTCGATCTTCTTCGCCTTGCCCGGCGAGGTGACCGACGGCCACCTGTTCGCCCCGGCCGCGGTCGAGGCGGGCGCGGCGTTCGTCGTGTGCCGGGAGGACCTCGGGCTCGAGGTGCCGCAGCTCGTGGTGGCCGACGGCCTCGAGGCGCTCGGCGAGCTCGCCCGGGAGGTCGTGGCGCGCGTGCGCGCGGGCGGTCGCCTCCGGGTGGTGGGCGTCACCGGCTCGAACGGCAAGACCACGACGAAGAACCTGCTGCGCGCGATCCTCGCCGAGGAGGGCCCGACGGTCGCCCCGCGCGACTCCTTCAACAACCAGGTGGGCGCGCCCATCTCGATGCTGCGCATCGACCACGACACGCGCTTCCTCGTCGTCGAGATGGGGGCGAGCGGGGCGGGCAAGATCGCCCGGCTCGTCTCGATCGCCCGCCCCGACATCGGGGTCGTGCTCAAGGTCGGCCTCGCGCACGCGGGCGGCTTCGGCGGCATCGACGCCACCGAGGAGGCGAAGGCCGAGATGGTCGTCGAGCTGCCCGAGACGGCCGTCGCGGTGCTCAACGCCGACGACGACCGCGTGGCCCGCATGGCGGGGCGCACGGCCGCGCGCGTCGTGACCTTCGGACAAGCTCCCGGGGCCGAGGTGCGCGCCGAGGACGTCGAGGCGACCGCAGCCGGCACCCGCTTCACCCTCGTCGTCGACGGGGTGCGCCGGCCGGTCGGGCTGCGCATCCTCGGCGAGCACCACGTCATGAACGCCCTCGCGGCGATCGCGGTGGTGCGCGAGCTCGGCATCGACCTCGATCGCGCGATCGCGGCGATCGAGGCCGTGCCGCGCGCCGAACGCTGGCGCATGGAGCTCTTCGAGCGGCCGGACGGCGTCACGGTCGTCAACGACGCCTACAACGCGAGCCCCGACTCGGTCGCCGCCGCGCTCAAGACGCTCGCGCAGATCGCGCGCCCCGAGGGCCGCCGCACGGTCGCGGTGCTCGGCGAGATGGCCGAGCTCGGCGAGTACGCCCAGGAGGAGCACGACCGGATCGGCCGCCTCGTGGTGCGGCTCGACATCCGCAAGCTCGTCGTCGTCGGCGACGCGGCCCGCCACATCCACGCCGCCGCCGGGCTCGAGGGTTCGTGGGACGGGGAGTCGGTGCTCGTGGCGGATGCCGACGCCGCCTACGATGTGCTCCGTGACGAACTGCGGTCAGGCGACATCGTGCTCGTGAAGTCGTCGAACTCGGCGGGCCTGCGCTTCCTCGGCGACCGGCTCGCGGCGACGGGGGCCGACTCGTGA
- the rsmH gene encoding 16S rRNA (cytosine(1402)-N(4))-methyltransferase RsmH: MADQLHVPVLLERCIELLAPALEAPGAVVVDATLGLGGHSEALLERFERIQLVGLDRDRHALALAGERLARFGDRVHLVHTVYDRLDEALEGLGIARVAGILFDLGVSSMQLDQAERGFSYAQDAPLDMRMDDTAELTAARVLAEYDEAELRRIFWEYGDEKLAPRYARRIVEERRSAPIETSARLVAIIDAATPAAARRAGHQSKRVFQALRIEVNQELAVLERAIPAALDALEVGGRIVVLAYQSLEDRIVKRELQTRSTSTAPRGLPVELPEHAPELRLLVRGAELADDEERARNPRATPVRLRAAERIREAA, translated from the coding sequence ATGGCAGATCAGCTCCACGTCCCCGTCCTGCTCGAGCGCTGCATCGAGCTGCTCGCGCCCGCGCTCGAGGCGCCGGGCGCCGTCGTCGTCGACGCGACGCTCGGGCTCGGCGGTCACTCCGAGGCGCTGCTCGAGCGCTTCGAGCGCATCCAGCTCGTCGGTCTCGACCGCGACCGTCACGCCCTCGCCCTCGCGGGGGAGCGCCTCGCCCGGTTCGGCGACCGCGTGCACCTCGTGCACACCGTGTACGACCGGCTCGACGAGGCGCTCGAGGGGCTCGGCATCGCGCGCGTCGCCGGCATCCTGTTCGACCTCGGCGTCTCCTCGATGCAGCTGGACCAGGCCGAGCGCGGCTTCTCCTACGCGCAGGACGCGCCGCTCGACATGCGGATGGACGACACGGCCGAGCTGACCGCCGCACGCGTGCTCGCCGAGTACGACGAGGCCGAGCTGCGCCGCATCTTCTGGGAGTACGGCGACGAGAAGCTCGCCCCGCGCTACGCGCGCCGCATCGTGGAGGAGCGCCGGAGCGCCCCCATCGAGACCTCGGCACGGCTCGTGGCGATCATCGACGCCGCGACCCCCGCGGCCGCCCGCCGCGCCGGTCACCAGTCCAAGCGCGTCTTCCAGGCGCTGCGCATCGAGGTCAACCAGGAGCTCGCCGTGCTCGAGCGGGCGATCCCGGCCGCGCTCGACGCCCTCGAGGTAGGCGGCCGCATCGTCGTGCTCGCCTACCAGTCCCTCGAGGACCGCATCGTGAAGCGCGAACTGCAGACCAGGTCGACCTCGACCGCCCCGCGCGGGCTGCCGGTGGAACTGCCCGAGCACGCCCCCGAGCTGCGCCTGCTGGTGCGCGGGGCGGAGCTCGCCGACGACGAGGAGCGCGCCCGCAACCCGCGGGCGACGCCCGTGCGGCTGCGTGCCGCGGAGAGGATCAGGGAGGCCGCATGA
- the ftsW gene encoding putative lipid II flippase FtsW, protein MTTTRPSRPEPAAPKPAAAPRGVTAFVRLRRIFAAETPEYSLLLGTTLFLVVFGLVMVLSSSSIESRASDGDFFARAARQAMLAGVGVPLMLIVSRAPVGFWKRWAWQAMIAAIVLQFLVVATNLGFGSYNRNWLYLGSFSFQPSEAVKLALIVWLALIVSTKARLMGDWKHVAMPILPFAGGAIFLVLVGNDLGTAIILFAMVLGALFFGGVRMRIIAALVGLITIAALILVQLSDSRSGRFSAWLGGCSDPSLAGDECYQTLHGWQALANGGFFGVGLGNSASKWNWLPEAETDFIFAIIGEELGLVGAVLVVLLFAVLAVCFVRIMRRQTDPFVKLATGVAMVWIIGQAFVNIAVVLGLLPVLGVPLPLVSAGGSSLVTTLVAIGIVLSFARTDPRATELAR, encoded by the coding sequence GTGACGACGACCCGACCCTCCCGACCGGAGCCGGCGGCGCCTAAACCGGCTGCCGCGCCCCGCGGCGTCACGGCGTTCGTGCGCCTGCGCCGCATCTTCGCGGCCGAGACCCCCGAGTACTCCCTGCTGCTCGGCACGACGCTCTTCCTCGTCGTGTTCGGCCTCGTGATGGTGCTGTCGTCGTCGTCGATCGAGTCGAGGGCCTCCGACGGGGATTTCTTCGCGCGCGCGGCGCGGCAGGCGATGCTCGCGGGCGTCGGCGTGCCGCTCATGCTCATCGTGTCCCGCGCGCCCGTGGGCTTCTGGAAGCGCTGGGCGTGGCAGGCGATGATCGCCGCCATCGTGCTGCAGTTCCTCGTCGTCGCCACCAACCTCGGCTTCGGCAGCTACAACCGCAACTGGCTCTACCTCGGCAGCTTCAGCTTCCAGCCCTCCGAGGCGGTCAAGCTCGCGCTCATCGTCTGGCTCGCCCTCATCGTGAGCACGAAGGCCCGTCTCATGGGGGACTGGAAGCACGTCGCCATGCCGATCCTGCCCTTCGCGGGCGGCGCGATCTTCCTCGTGCTCGTCGGCAACGACCTCGGCACCGCGATCATCCTGTTCGCGATGGTGCTCGGGGCCCTCTTCTTCGGCGGCGTGCGGATGCGGATCATCGCGGCGCTCGTCGGCCTCATCACGATCGCGGCGCTCATCCTCGTGCAGCTGAGCGACTCGCGCAGCGGCCGGTTCTCGGCGTGGCTCGGCGGCTGCAGCGACCCGAGCCTCGCGGGCGACGAGTGCTACCAGACCCTGCACGGCTGGCAGGCGCTCGCGAACGGCGGCTTCTTCGGCGTCGGCCTCGGCAACTCGGCCTCGAAGTGGAACTGGCTGCCCGAGGCGGAGACCGACTTCATCTTCGCGATCATCGGCGAGGAGCTGGGCCTCGTGGGCGCGGTGCTCGTCGTGCTGCTCTTCGCGGTGCTCGCGGTGTGCTTCGTGCGCATCATGCGCCGTCAGACCGACCCCTTCGTGAAGCTCGCCACGGGCGTCGCGATGGTGTGGATCATCGGTCAGGCCTTCGTCAACATCGCCGTCGTCCTCGGGCTGCTGCCCGTGCTCGGCGTGCCGCTGCCGCTCGTCTCGGCGGGAGGCTCCTCGCTCGTGACGACGCTCGTCGCGATCGGCATCGTGCTGTCGTTCGCCCGCACCGATCCGCGCGCGACGGAGCTCGCCCGGTGA
- the murD gene encoding UDP-N-acetylmuramoyl-L-alanine--D-glutamate ligase, translating to MDQPLNARLEHLTSWHADWSGLRVAVLGLGVTGFAVADTLVELGASVLVVAARGSEEHRGLLDVIGARFLAHPDAEGAPEELLAFAPELVVVSPGYHPDHPLLAWAEQTGIPVWGDIELAWRLRDKVVRADGTPAEWVLVTGTNGKTTTTQLTAHMLVAGGLRAAPAGNIGIPVLDAIRDPGGFDVLVVELSSYQLHWSHRNAGGELAPLASVCLNIADDHLDWHGSREAYIAAKGRVYENTRVACVYNRADEATMHLVEDAEVQEGCRAIGFGLGVPGRSELGVIEGILVDRAFLEERHTHALELSTVEELRDSGLAAPHSVANVLAASALARAAGVEPRHVREAIRSFRMDAHRTELVAVASGVSWVDDSKATNAHAADASLRAAESVVWIAGGLLKGVDPAPLVERHAGRLRAAVVIGAERAELLAAFERHAPGVPVLEVDGSETVDVMSAAVRAAASVAQPGDVVLLAPAAASMDQFTDYADRGRRFAEAVRRHLEGGDGDDDPTLPTGAGGA from the coding sequence ATGGATCAGCCGCTGAACGCGCGGCTCGAGCATCTGACCAGCTGGCACGCCGACTGGTCGGGGCTGCGGGTCGCGGTGCTCGGACTCGGGGTGACCGGGTTCGCGGTCGCCGACACCCTCGTCGAGCTCGGTGCATCGGTGCTCGTCGTCGCGGCGCGCGGCAGCGAGGAGCACCGCGGGCTGCTCGACGTCATCGGGGCGCGGTTCCTCGCGCATCCGGATGCCGAGGGGGCCCCCGAGGAGCTGCTCGCCTTCGCGCCCGAGCTCGTCGTCGTGTCGCCGGGCTACCACCCCGACCACCCGCTGCTCGCCTGGGCCGAACAGACCGGCATCCCGGTGTGGGGCGACATCGAGCTCGCGTGGCGACTGCGCGACAAGGTCGTGCGCGCCGACGGCACCCCCGCCGAGTGGGTCCTCGTCACGGGCACCAACGGCAAGACGACGACCACCCAGCTCACGGCGCACATGCTCGTCGCGGGCGGCCTGCGGGCGGCTCCGGCGGGCAACATCGGCATCCCCGTGCTCGACGCGATCCGCGACCCCGGCGGCTTCGACGTGCTCGTCGTCGAGCTCTCGAGCTACCAGCTGCACTGGAGCCACCGGAACGCCGGCGGCGAGCTCGCCCCGCTCGCGAGCGTGTGCCTCAACATCGCCGACGACCACCTCGACTGGCACGGCTCGCGCGAGGCCTACATCGCCGCGAAGGGGCGGGTCTACGAGAACACCCGCGTCGCCTGCGTGTACAACCGCGCCGACGAGGCGACCATGCACCTCGTCGAGGACGCCGAGGTGCAGGAGGGCTGCCGCGCGATCGGCTTCGGCCTCGGGGTCCCGGGCCGCAGCGAGCTCGGCGTCATCGAGGGCATCCTCGTCGACCGCGCCTTCCTCGAGGAGCGCCACACGCATGCCCTCGAGCTCTCGACCGTCGAGGAGCTGCGCGACTCGGGCCTCGCCGCGCCGCACTCGGTCGCCAACGTGCTCGCGGCATCCGCCCTCGCGCGCGCGGCCGGCGTCGAGCCCCGGCACGTGCGGGAGGCGATCCGCAGCTTCCGGATGGACGCCCACCGCACCGAGCTCGTCGCGGTCGCGTCGGGGGTGAGCTGGGTCGACGACTCGAAGGCCACCAACGCCCACGCCGCCGACGCGTCGCTGCGCGCCGCGGAGAGCGTCGTCTGGATCGCCGGGGGCCTGCTCAAGGGCGTCGACCCGGCACCGCTCGTCGAACGGCACGCCGGGCGCCTGCGCGCGGCCGTCGTGATCGGTGCGGAACGCGCCGAGCTGCTCGCCGCGTTCGAGCGACACGCGCCCGGCGTCCCGGTGCTCGAGGTCGACGGATCGGAGACTGTGGACGTGATGTCCGCGGCGGTGCGCGCGGCAGCATCCGTGGCTCAGCCGGGCGACGTGGTGCTCCTCGCTCCCGCGGCGGCCTCGATGGATCAGTTCACGGACTACGCGGATCGCGGACGGCGGTTCGCCGAGGCGGTGCGGCGGCACCTGGAAGGGGGAGACGGTGACGACGACCCGACCCTCCCGACCGGAGCCGGCGGCGCCTAA
- the mraY gene encoding phospho-N-acetylmuramoyl-pentapeptide-transferase produces the protein MITLLIAGAFSLVFTLFTTPLWIRLFKRLGWGQFIRDDGPQSHHTKRGTPTMGGIVFITGSVLGYLVGHLVTETPLTMVATLVLGMMVGLGLVGFVDDFLKTRKQRSLGLGGWSKIAGQAIIATVFALLALGFPDENGLTPASTFISGVRDIGWLDLFAFGPVIGVILFLVWVNIITVSASNGVNVADGLDGLASGAAIFSVSAYIFIAFWQFNQSCFNVNIDPDVYYKCYEVRDPIDLAVVSAAIAGSLVGFLWWNTSPAQLFMGDTGSLALGGSLAALAILTRTELLLVLIGGLFLITTGSVIVQRTWFKITKWRYGQGRRVFLMSPLHHHFELKGWAEITVVVRFWIIGALFVAAAVGVFYLEWISR, from the coding sequence GTGATCACACTGCTCATCGCGGGCGCCTTCTCGCTCGTCTTCACGCTCTTCACGACACCGCTCTGGATCCGCCTGTTCAAGCGGCTCGGCTGGGGCCAGTTCATCCGCGACGACGGCCCGCAGTCGCACCACACCAAGCGCGGCACGCCCACGATGGGCGGCATCGTCTTCATCACGGGGTCCGTGCTCGGCTACCTCGTGGGGCACCTCGTGACCGAGACCCCGCTCACGATGGTCGCGACGCTCGTGCTCGGGATGATGGTGGGCCTCGGTCTCGTCGGCTTCGTCGACGACTTCCTGAAGACCCGCAAGCAGCGCAGCCTCGGCCTCGGCGGCTGGTCGAAGATCGCCGGGCAGGCCATCATCGCCACGGTCTTCGCCCTGCTCGCGCTCGGCTTCCCCGACGAGAACGGCCTCACCCCGGCGTCGACCTTCATCTCGGGCGTGCGCGACATCGGCTGGCTCGACCTCTTCGCCTTCGGACCCGTGATCGGCGTCATCCTGTTCCTCGTCTGGGTCAACATCATCACGGTGTCGGCATCCAACGGCGTGAACGTGGCCGACGGCCTCGACGGCCTCGCCTCGGGGGCCGCGATCTTCTCGGTGTCGGCGTACATCTTCATCGCCTTCTGGCAGTTCAACCAGTCGTGCTTCAACGTCAACATCGACCCCGACGTCTACTACAAGTGCTACGAGGTGCGCGATCCCATCGACCTCGCGGTCGTCTCCGCCGCCATCGCGGGCAGCCTCGTCGGGTTCCTGTGGTGGAACACCTCGCCCGCGCAGCTGTTCATGGGCGACACCGGCTCGCTCGCGCTCGGCGGCTCGCTCGCGGCGCTCGCCATCCTCACCCGCACCGAGCTGCTGCTCGTGCTCATCGGCGGGCTCTTCCTCATCACCACGGGCTCGGTCATCGTGCAGCGCACCTGGTTCAAGATCACCAAGTGGCGTTACGGCCAGGGCAGGCGGGTGTTCCTGATGAGCCCGCTGCATCACCACTTCGAGCTCAAGGGCTGGGCGGAGATCACCGTCGTGGTGCGGTTCTGGATCATCGGCGCGCTGTTCGTCGCGGCCGCGGTCGGCGTGTTCTACCTCGAATGGATCAGCCGCTGA
- a CDS encoding peptidoglycan D,D-transpeptidase FtsI family protein has product MITARGSRRRLTLALVAVFVVIVVFGVRLVDIQVVRAETLSTIAGSNYTSATIWGTRGSIVDANGTVLATSVDRFNITASPKLVDLAGFQRVEKVDGENKRVDVSFSDAVNEIAQLTGADIQQLTTALTSDPDSDFVYLVKSVKLDVFRAVTALRIPWVYSEPQPARSYPNGAIAGNLVGLMGTDGALSGTELKWNECLASTNGTTEYAYSADGVRMPGSEVVETPAVDGGTVHLTIDADLQWFAQQALAEQGTAIGARWGTAMVVEVKTGRIVAAADWPSIDPNDLNSASADDSGSRIFTAPYEPGSLIKTATVAGMLDAGVITADTQLTVPSAYYIGKDVIHDSWAHDAVNYTVAGILVNSSNIGIGMLTERQPLADRIDYLKAFGFGSPTGADFLGEEAGTVHGVDSTDPVTAVTQQFGQGMTATSAQVMSMYQTIGNHGVRIPLTLVDGCEHPDGSYTAAPTPEGERVVSQYAADTTVNILENVVTNYHLGPTLSVPGYRIAAKSGTAEVAAGGRYTSDRIVSVAGLLPADDPQYAIDVTFAFPTTIKSSRAAAPTFHALAEQVIKTFRVPPSTEPAPSIPLTW; this is encoded by the coding sequence GTGATCACCGCACGAGGAAGCCGCCGCCGGCTCACCCTGGCGCTCGTCGCCGTCTTCGTCGTGATCGTGGTCTTCGGGGTGCGGCTCGTCGACATCCAGGTCGTGCGCGCCGAGACGCTCAGCACGATCGCGGGCAGCAACTACACGAGCGCGACGATCTGGGGCACCCGCGGCAGCATCGTCGACGCCAACGGCACCGTGCTCGCGACGAGCGTCGACCGCTTCAACATCACGGCGTCCCCGAAGCTCGTCGACCTCGCCGGCTTCCAGCGCGTCGAGAAGGTCGACGGCGAGAACAAGCGCGTCGACGTGAGCTTCTCCGACGCCGTGAACGAGATCGCCCAGCTCACGGGCGCCGACATCCAGCAGCTCACGACGGCGCTCACCTCCGACCCCGACTCCGACTTCGTGTACCTCGTGAAGTCGGTCAAGCTCGACGTGTTCCGTGCCGTCACGGCCCTGCGCATCCCGTGGGTGTACAGCGAGCCGCAGCCGGCCCGCAGCTACCCGAACGGCGCCATCGCCGGCAACCTCGTGGGCCTCATGGGCACCGACGGTGCGCTCTCGGGCACCGAGCTCAAGTGGAACGAGTGCCTCGCGTCCACGAACGGCACGACGGAGTACGCCTACAGCGCCGACGGCGTGCGGATGCCGGGCTCGGAGGTCGTGGAGACCCCGGCCGTCGACGGCGGCACCGTGCACCTCACGATCGACGCCGACCTGCAGTGGTTCGCCCAGCAGGCGCTCGCCGAGCAGGGCACCGCGATCGGCGCCCGCTGGGGAACCGCCATGGTCGTCGAGGTGAAGACGGGCCGCATCGTCGCCGCCGCCGACTGGCCCTCGATCGACCCGAACGACCTCAACTCCGCCTCGGCCGACGACTCCGGTTCGCGCATCTTCACGGCGCCGTACGAGCCCGGCTCGCTCATCAAGACGGCGACCGTCGCGGGCATGCTCGACGCGGGCGTCATCACGGCCGACACGCAGCTCACGGTGCCCTCCGCCTACTACATCGGCAAGGACGTCATCCACGACTCCTGGGCGCACGACGCGGTCAACTACACCGTCGCCGGCATCCTCGTGAACTCCTCCAACATCGGCATCGGCATGCTCACCGAGCGCCAGCCGCTCGCCGACCGCATCGACTACCTGAAGGCCTTCGGCTTCGGATCGCCGACCGGCGCCGACTTCCTCGGCGAGGAGGCCGGCACGGTGCACGGCGTCGACTCGACCGACCCGGTCACCGCGGTGACCCAGCAGTTCGGCCAGGGCATGACGGCGACGAGCGCGCAGGTCATGAGCATGTACCAGACGATCGGCAACCACGGCGTGCGCATCCCGCTGACCCTCGTCGACGGCTGCGAGCACCCCGACGGCAGCTACACCGCGGCGCCGACCCCCGAGGGCGAGCGCGTCGTCTCGCAGTACGCGGCCGACACGACGGTCAACATCCTCGAGAACGTCGTCACGAACTACCACCTCGGGCCGACGCTCTCCGTGCCGGGCTACCGCATCGCCGCGAAGTCCGGCACCGCCGAGGTCGCGGCCGGCGGCCGCTACACCTCCGACCGCATCGTCTCGGTCGCGGGACTGCTGCCCGCCGACGACCCCCAGTACGCGATCGATGTGACCTTCGCGTTCCCGACTACGATTAAGTCGTCCCGAGCGGCAGCACCCACGTTCCACGCCCTTGCGGAGCAGGTCATCAAGACGTTCCGGGTCCCCCCGTCGACGGAGCCCGCCCCGAGCATCCCGCTCACCTGGTGA
- a CDS encoding polyprenyl synthetase family protein, which yields MAGSTRLVDRVAARIDDALDVHATELASISPDLEPFVARARELLAGGKRFRALFCYWGWRSVAAIAESGDPLPKLEGPDLDAELPAVISVAAALELFHAAALVHDDIIDSSDLRRGRPSAHRAFEALHREEGWDGDPADFGAASAILLGDLLLGWSDQLFEEGLARIADREAAAAARAEFTRMRTEVTVGQYLDVLEEDSWRSRPDGEALPRAHKVIVYKSAKYSVEAPLAIGGALAGGSLAQLTALRAFGLPLGVAFQLRDDMLGVFGDPAVTGKPSGDDLREGKRTVLIGLARQKMPPTAVRVLDELLGDPGLDEAQVRMLQNTVRDSGAADQVERIIAHNVRVAREALADAPLGGAATSALADLAERVTRRDA from the coding sequence GTGGCTGGGAGTACGCGGTTAGTCGACCGGGTGGCAGCTCGGATCGACGACGCACTCGACGTCCACGCGACCGAGCTCGCCTCGATCTCGCCCGACCTCGAGCCCTTCGTCGCCCGCGCGCGCGAGCTGCTCGCCGGCGGCAAGCGGTTCCGCGCCCTGTTCTGCTACTGGGGATGGCGCTCGGTCGCGGCGATCGCCGAGAGCGGCGACCCGCTGCCCAAGCTCGAGGGGCCCGACCTCGACGCGGAGCTCCCCGCCGTCATCTCGGTGGCCGCGGCGCTCGAGCTGTTCCACGCCGCGGCGCTCGTGCACGACGACATCATCGACAGCTCCGACCTGCGTCGTGGCCGGCCCTCCGCGCACCGCGCCTTCGAGGCCCTGCACCGCGAGGAGGGCTGGGACGGCGACCCCGCGGACTTCGGGGCGGCATCCGCGATCCTGCTCGGCGACCTGCTGCTCGGCTGGAGCGACCAGCTCTTCGAGGAGGGCCTCGCCCGCATCGCGGACCGCGAGGCCGCCGCGGCCGCCCGCGCCGAGTTCACGCGGATGCGCACCGAGGTCACGGTCGGCCAGTACCTCGACGTGCTCGAGGAGGACTCCTGGCGTTCGCGGCCGGACGGCGAGGCGCTCCCCCGTGCCCACAAGGTGATCGTCTACAAGTCGGCCAAATACAGCGTCGAGGCGCCGCTCGCGATCGGAGGCGCCCTCGCGGGAGGCTCGCTCGCCCAGCTCACGGCGCTGCGCGCGTTCGGGCTGCCGCTCGGCGTCGCGTTCCAGCTGCGCGACGACATGCTCGGCGTCTTCGGCGACCCGGCCGTCACGGGCAAACCCTCCGGCGACGATCTGCGCGAGGGCAAGCGCACGGTGCTCATCGGCCTGGCCCGTCAGAAGATGCCGCCCACCGCGGTGCGGGTGCTCGACGAGCTGCTCGGGGATCCGGGGCTCGACGAGGCGCAGGTGCGGATGCTGCAGAACACCGTGCGCGACTCCGGCGCCGCCGATCAGGTGGAGCGGATCATCGCCCACAACGTGCGGGTCGCGCGCGAGGCGCTCGCGGATGCCCCCCTCGGCGGCGCGGCCACCTCGGCTCTCGCGGACCTCGCCGAGCGGGTCACCCGCCGCGACGCCTGA
- the mraZ gene encoding division/cell wall cluster transcriptional repressor MraZ, with protein sequence MLLGTFVPKLDEKGRIILPAKFMGDFEGGVFMTRGQEHCVYLFSRREFEALHERARQASVTGKKGRDFLRMFLSGASEEVPDKQHRVTIPPMLRDYAGLDRELTVIGAGNRAEIWDTAAWNEYYAQAEADFADTDEEVIAGIF encoded by the coding sequence ATGCTGCTCGGCACGTTCGTCCCCAAGCTCGACGAGAAGGGGCGCATCATCCTCCCGGCGAAGTTCATGGGGGACTTCGAGGGCGGCGTCTTCATGACCCGCGGCCAGGAGCACTGCGTCTACCTCTTCAGCCGTCGTGAGTTCGAGGCCCTCCACGAGCGCGCCCGGCAGGCGTCCGTGACCGGCAAGAAGGGGCGCGACTTCCTCCGCATGTTCCTGAGCGGGGCATCCGAGGAGGTCCCCGACAAGCAGCACCGCGTGACGATCCCGCCGATGCTGCGCGACTACGCCGGCCTCGACCGCGAGCTCACCGTCATCGGGGCGGGCAACCGCGCCGAGATCTGGGACACCGCCGCCTGGAACGAGTACTACGCGCAGGCCGAGGCCGACTTCGCCGACACCGACGAGGAGGTGATCGCGGGCATCTTCTGA
- a CDS encoding DUF3040 domain-containing protein yields the protein MPLSEQEQRLLDEMERNLYHSEADDVTTVGARRGRANATAIVLAALGLLVGLSLLVLGVVVHQPLVGIAGFAVMFAGVMLVAAPPLRFTVPSAPRDRH from the coding sequence ATGCCGCTTTCGGAACAGGAGCAGCGACTCCTCGACGAGATGGAGCGCAACCTCTATCACAGCGAGGCCGACGACGTCACGACCGTCGGTGCCCGTCGGGGCCGTGCCAACGCGACGGCCATCGTGCTCGCCGCCCTCGGCCTCCTCGTGGGGCTCAGCCTCCTCGTGCTCGGGGTGGTCGTGCACCAGCCCCTCGTCGGCATCGCCGGCTTCGCCGTCATGTTCGCGGGCGTCATGCTCGTGGCGGCGCCGCCGCTGCGGTTCACGGTGCCCTCCGCGCCCCGCGATCGGCACTGA